One genomic window of bacterium includes the following:
- the hydF gene encoding [FeFe] hydrogenase H-cluster maturation GTPase HydF, which yields MRKTPKGLRLHIAIFGRRNVGKSSILNMLTQQEVSIVSEIPGTTTDPVEKPMELLPIGPVLFIDTAGLDDIGVLGKLRISKTYKVFERADIILLVTEANKWTEYEERILEEARKRKTRILVILNKIDQIKPDQDLKEKLNRERIPAVEACALNHNWDVTVKVKKEIIELLPSDFINPIPIIADLINEGDIVILVIPIDKEAPKGRLILPQAQTIREILDKKATCLIVNEKNLSSSIYNLKQKPKIIVTDSQAFEEVFKQTPDDILVTSFSILFARAKGDLKELVNGARKLSDLNPDDKILIAEACSHHPIGEDIGRVKIPGWISQRIGGKINFDVFSGHDFPEDLEQYKLVIHCGACMLNRKEMLTRILRCKEERVAITNYGVAIAYLHNDLDRALEPFAF from the coding sequence ATGCGTAAAACCCCAAAGGGCTTGCGTTTACACATAGCTATCTTTGGCAGAAGAAACGTAGGTAAATCTTCTATACTTAATATGCTTACACAACAGGAAGTTTCTATTGTTTCTGAAATTCCCGGCACAACTACTGACCCGGTTGAGAAACCAATGGAATTATTGCCGATTGGTCCGGTTTTATTTATTGATACTGCGGGCTTGGATGATATAGGAGTTTTAGGCAAATTAAGAATTAGTAAAACTTATAAAGTTTTTGAACGCGCTGATATTATTCTTTTGGTTACTGAGGCAAATAAATGGACAGAATATGAGGAAAGAATTTTAGAGGAAGCAAGGAAAAGAAAAACCCGTATTTTAGTAATTTTAAATAAAATAGACCAAATTAAGCCAGATCAGGATTTAAAAGAAAAATTAAACAGAGAAAGAATACCTGCAGTTGAGGCTTGCGCCTTAAATCATAATTGGGATGTTACCGTAAAAGTAAAAAAAGAAATTATTGAATTATTGCCGTCAGACTTTATAAACCCCATTCCAATTATTGCGGACCTAATTAATGAAGGCGATATAGTTATTTTAGTTATTCCGATAGATAAAGAAGCGCCTAAAGGAAGATTGATTTTACCGCAAGCCCAGACAATAAGAGAGATATTAGATAAAAAAGCAACTTGTCTAATAGTAAATGAAAAGAATTTGTCGAGTTCAATTTATAATTTAAAACAAAAGCCCAAAATTATAGTAACGGATTCTCAGGCATTTGAAGAAGTCTTTAAGCAAACCCCGGATGATATTTTAGTCACGAGCTTTTCTATCTTATTTGCCCGAGCAAAAGGCGATTTGAAAGAATTAGTTAACGGAGCGCGAAAGCTAAGTGATTTAAACCCGGATGATAAAATCTTAATTGCTGAGGCCTGTAGTCATCACCCAATCGGTGAGGATATCGGACGAGTAAAAATCCCCGGATGGATTAGTCAAAGAATTGGCGGAAAAATAAATTTTGATGTTTTTTCAGGGCATGATTTTCCCGAAGACTTAGAACAATATAAACTTGTTATTCATTGCGGCGCTTGTATGTTAAATAGAAAAGAGATGCTTACCAGGATTTTAAGATGTAAGGAGGAGAGGGTTGCAATTACGAATTACGGGGTAGCTATTGCGTATCTTCATAACGACCTAGATAGAGCGTTAGAACCCTTTGCGTTTTAA
- the hydE gene encoding [FeFe] hydrogenase H-cluster radical SAM maturase HydE yields the protein MGKEICIFNKKEIVNQLKQVNSETLFQKADSIRRTFCGEKVYIRGIIEFSNYCCRSCLYCGLRQENKKILRYRMAPDEIIHLSNQVIQRGVKTIVLQSGDDLWYSQKILSDIIYKIKSANPEIAITLSLGERPFDGYKAFKDAGADRYLLKHETANPLLYERLHPGQTLKRRIEILEYLKEINYQVGAGNIIGLPGQTLEDLADDILLMKNLDVDMAGIGPFIPQKDTLLCSHPLGSLDLTLKVLALTRIITKNTHLPATTALATLDPGDGQLLGLKTGANVIMPDFTPEEYRREYQIYDGKIKIDLEKTKDVISEAKRKISLEKGDSLKCVKPQRACVYT from the coding sequence ATGGGGAAAGAGATTTGTATTTTTAATAAGAAGGAGATTGTTAACCAACTAAAGCAAGTAAATTCAGAGACTCTCTTTCAAAAGGCGGATAGCATACGTCGAACATTCTGCGGTGAAAAAGTTTACATTAGGGGCATAATAGAGTTTTCTAATTACTGCTGTCGGAGTTGCTTATACTGTGGTTTGCGGCAAGAAAACAAAAAGATTTTACGTTACAGGATGGCGCCTGATGAAATAATACACTTATCAAATCAAGTAATCCAACGTGGGGTAAAAACCATTGTTTTACAATCAGGTGATGACCTTTGGTATAGCCAAAAGATACTTTCGGATATTATTTATAAAATAAAAAGCGCGAATCCGGAAATAGCCATAACTTTGTCTTTAGGAGAGAGGCCATTTGATGGCTATAAAGCTTTTAAAGATGCAGGGGCAGACAGGTATCTTCTGAAACATGAAACAGCAAATCCTCTACTCTATGAACGGCTTCATCCAGGACAAACTCTAAAAAGGAGAATAGAAATTTTAGAATATCTCAAGGAGATAAATTATCAGGTGGGCGCGGGAAATATCATTGGTTTGCCAGGACAGACTCTTGAAGACTTGGCGGATGATATATTGCTTATGAAAAATTTAGATGTGGATATGGCTGGGATTGGGCCATTCATTCCTCAGAAAGACACACTCTTATGCAGCCACCCTTTAGGAAGTTTAGATTTAACTTTGAAAGTTTTAGCTTTAACAAGAATAATTACTAAAAATACTCATCTTCCCGCTACAACCGCATTAGCAACTTTAGATCCTGGCGATGGTCAGCTTTTAGGACTCAAGACAGGAGCAAATGTAATTATGCCTGATTTTACTCCTGAAGAATATCGTAGGGAATATCAGATATATGATGGGAAGATAAAAATAGATTTAGAAAAAACAAAGGATGTCATATCCGAAGCCAAGAGAAAAATCAGTTTAGAGAAAGGAGATTCGTTAAAATGCGTAAAACCCCAAAGGGCTTGCGTTTACACATAG